A region from the Lysobacter antibioticus genome encodes:
- a CDS encoding alpha/beta hydrolase family protein → MNLFRLCFAVAIASVIAAVCASAHAAPASTKSSKAADARCHVGAYRLDDGRVVSVMPSDDPSKLRWRLLDGRTGKLVRENGAWISTRGWTGQPDGIRVAFGTCNQSRIRFDGRRGRKIGFDIAETRFDSHGLSLRGRLVLPRGQDKVPVVVLVHGSEKVSGVDAYFQQNLFPSQGVGVFVYDKRGTGGSEGKFSKDFDLLSDDAVAALAEARRLGGARISRIGLHGSSQGGWVAPLAASKTPQAQFVMVVFGLADSVLSEDRDQVAADLRAAGFGDAETLAKARRVSDATGLLAASKGQRGWDELDVLRAQYQHEPWWQALKGEYTGDVVQRRRGDDLMQIAMLDSDVSWTYDPMPVLRKLTQPQMWILGGDDAEAPSQETQLRLSRLAAEGRPIEGAVFPQADHGILEFETDASGERLHTRMAEGYIPLQLDWIKHGKLDGRRYGRAVRLPVSH, encoded by the coding sequence ATGAATCTGTTCCGACTCTGCTTCGCTGTCGCGATCGCCAGCGTGATCGCCGCTGTGTGCGCCAGCGCGCACGCGGCCCCTGCTTCGACCAAGAGTTCCAAGGCAGCCGATGCGCGCTGCCACGTCGGCGCCTACCGGCTCGACGACGGCCGCGTCGTCAGCGTGATGCCGTCCGACGATCCGAGCAAGCTGCGTTGGCGCCTGCTCGACGGGCGCACCGGCAAGCTGGTACGCGAGAACGGCGCCTGGATCAGCACCCGCGGCTGGACCGGGCAGCCGGACGGCATCCGGGTAGCGTTCGGCACCTGCAATCAGTCGCGTATCCGCTTCGACGGCCGGCGCGGCAGGAAGATCGGCTTCGACATCGCCGAGACCCGCTTCGACAGCCATGGCCTGAGCTTGCGCGGGCGCCTGGTGCTTCCGCGCGGCCAGGACAAGGTGCCGGTCGTGGTGCTGGTGCACGGTTCCGAGAAAGTGTCCGGCGTCGACGCCTATTTCCAACAGAACCTGTTTCCGTCGCAGGGCGTCGGTGTGTTCGTCTACGACAAGCGCGGCACCGGTGGGTCCGAGGGCAAGTTCTCCAAGGACTTCGACCTGCTGTCCGACGATGCCGTCGCCGCGCTCGCCGAGGCCCGTCGGCTCGGCGGCGCGCGCATCTCGCGTATCGGCTTGCATGGCAGCAGCCAGGGCGGCTGGGTCGCGCCGCTGGCGGCGAGCAAGACGCCTCAGGCGCAGTTCGTCATGGTCGTATTCGGCCTCGCCGACAGCGTGCTGTCGGAGGACCGCGATCAGGTCGCCGCCGACCTGCGCGCGGCCGGTTTCGGCGACGCCGAAACGCTGGCGAAGGCGCGCCGGGTCAGCGACGCCACCGGCCTGCTCGCCGCGAGCAAGGGCCAGCGCGGCTGGGACGAGTTGGACGTATTACGTGCGCAATACCAGCACGAGCCGTGGTGGCAGGCGCTCAAGGGCGAATACACCGGCGATGTGGTCCAGCGCCGCCGCGGCGACGATCTGATGCAGATCGCCATGCTCGACAGCGACGTCAGTTGGACTTACGACCCCATGCCGGTGCTGCGCAAGCTGACCCAGCCGCAGATGTGGATCCTGGGCGGCGACGACGCCGAGGCGCCTTCGCAGGAAACCCAGTTGCGCTTGAGCAGACTCGCCGCCGAGGGCCGCCCGATCGAGGGCGCGGTATTTCCGCAGGCCGACCACGGCATTCTCGAATTCGAGACCGATGCCAGCGGCGAGCGCCTGCACACGCGCATGGCCGAGGGCTATATCCCCCTGCAACTGGACTGGATCAAGCACGGCAAGCTCGACGGCAGGCGCTACGGACGCGCCGTGCGCTTGCCGGTTTCGCA